In a single window of the Delftia tsuruhatensis genome:
- the ompR gene encoding two-component system response regulator OmpR: MNMATTTNRTDKILVVDDDARIRDLLRRYLTQEGFEIMIAEDGKALNRILLRETVDLIVLDLMMPGEDGLSICRRLRSANDRTPIIMLTAKGEDVDRIVGLEVGADDYLGKPFNPRELLARIHAVLRRRPPQEAPGAPSGDNEVVSFGPFTFDLGTRVLQKNGEELPLTTGEFAMLKALVRHPRQPLSREKLALLARGREFEPFDRSLDVQVSRLRKLIEEDAAAPRYIQTVWGVGYVFVPDGAN; this comes from the coding sequence ATGAACATGGCCACGACGACCAACCGCACCGACAAGATCCTGGTGGTGGATGACGATGCGCGCATCCGCGACCTGCTGCGCCGCTATCTGACGCAGGAAGGCTTCGAGATCATGATTGCCGAAGACGGCAAGGCGCTGAACCGCATCCTGCTGCGCGAGACGGTGGACCTGATCGTGCTGGACCTGATGATGCCCGGCGAGGACGGCCTGTCGATCTGCCGCCGCCTGCGCTCGGCCAATGACCGCACCCCCATCATCATGCTGACCGCCAAGGGCGAGGACGTGGACCGCATCGTGGGCCTGGAAGTGGGTGCCGACGACTACCTGGGCAAGCCCTTCAATCCGCGCGAACTGCTGGCGCGCATCCATGCCGTGCTGCGCCGCCGCCCCCCGCAGGAGGCGCCTGGCGCGCCTTCCGGCGACAACGAGGTCGTCAGCTTCGGTCCCTTCACCTTCGACCTGGGCACGCGCGTGCTGCAAAAGAACGGCGAGGAACTGCCGCTGACCACGGGTGAATTCGCCATGCTCAAGGCCCTGGTGCGCCACCCCCGCCAGCCGCTGTCGCGCGAGAAGCTGGCCCTGCTGGCACGCGGGCGCGAGTTCGAGCCCTTCGACCGCAGCCTGGACGTGCAGGTCTCGCGCCTGCGCAAGCTCATCGAGGAAGATGCGGCCGCGCCGCGCTACATCCAGACCGTCTGGGGCGTGGGCTATGTGTTCGTGCCGGACGGCGCGAACTGA